From a region of the Halomonas sp. HL-93 genome:
- the iolB gene encoding 5-deoxy-glucuronate isomerase produces MASLLVHPTAPDAQGTVIDVTPKSAGWTHVGFRVHTLAKGQRLEASSDNHEVCLVLLTGLATVTCGEHRFEDIGERMDIFEQIPPYAVYLPNGVSYAVEATTDLELAVCAAPGHGNHAPRLIAPDNIKQSTRGQGTNTRHVHDILPETEPADSLLVVEVFTPAGNWSSYPPHKHDVDNLPHESLLEETYYHRINPAQGFAFQRVYTDDRSLDETMAVENGCCVLVPKGYHPVGAAHGYSLYYLNVMAGPKRVWKFHNDPDHEWLMQS; encoded by the coding sequence ATGGCTTCACTACTGGTTCACCCCACCGCCCCAGATGCCCAAGGCACCGTGATCGACGTTACCCCGAAGTCTGCTGGCTGGACGCACGTTGGCTTCCGGGTGCACACACTCGCCAAAGGTCAGCGCCTGGAGGCCAGCAGCGATAACCATGAAGTCTGTCTGGTGCTGCTCACCGGGCTCGCCACGGTGACCTGCGGCGAGCACCGCTTTGAAGATATCGGCGAGCGCATGGATATCTTTGAGCAAATCCCGCCCTACGCGGTTTATCTGCCCAATGGGGTTAGCTACGCGGTGGAAGCGACAACGGATCTAGAGCTAGCGGTGTGCGCCGCCCCTGGGCATGGCAATCACGCCCCCAGGCTGATCGCGCCTGACAACATCAAGCAGAGCACCCGTGGCCAGGGCACCAACACCCGCCATGTGCACGATATTTTGCCGGAAACCGAGCCCGCCGATAGCCTGCTGGTGGTGGAAGTATTCACACCCGCGGGTAACTGGTCGAGTTATCCGCCCCACAAACACGATGTGGATAACTTACCCCATGAGTCGCTGCTGGAAGAAACCTACTACCACCGTATTAACCCCGCTCAGGGTTTTGCCTTTCAGCGTGTCTACACCGATGACCGCAGCCTTGATGAGACCATGGCGGTCGAAAACGGCTGCTGTGTGCTGGTGCCCAAAGGCTACCACCCAGTGGGCGCGGCTCACGGCTACTCGCTTTATTACTTGAACGTGATGGCGGGCCCTAAACGCGTGTGGAAGTTTCATAATGACCCCGACCACGAGTGGTTGATGCAGTCTTAA
- the iolG gene encoding inositol 2-dehydrogenase, which produces MKLALIGAGRIGKVHAQAIHSHPNVTLAAVADFHQPAAEALAEQYGSNAVSVDEIFSDDTIDAVLIASSTPTHAEYLERAARSGKAVLCEKPIALDLARTRDALQVLSEHPVTCALGFNRRHDPQFAALKKAITEGRIGALETLTIISRDPSPPPAEYVAESGGLFRDMMIHDLDMARWLLDEPIESVFAVGSSIIDPAIGEAGDIDTAMVTLTTASGKLCQISNSRRACYGYDQRIEAFGSQGMLQAQNESDTRLRFTGEAGQVEEKPKWFFLERYAEAYRLEIGDFVDAWREKRAPLAGAQDGLEALRLADAAERSMRGGRKILLQADADLDK; this is translated from the coding sequence ATGAAACTCGCGCTTATCGGCGCTGGCCGCATCGGCAAGGTGCATGCCCAGGCCATTCACTCACACCCGAACGTTACGCTGGCCGCCGTGGCCGATTTTCACCAGCCCGCCGCGGAAGCTCTGGCCGAACAGTACGGTAGCAATGCGGTTTCCGTTGATGAGATATTTTCAGACGACACCATTGATGCCGTCCTGATTGCCTCCAGCACGCCTACTCATGCGGAGTATCTGGAACGTGCCGCCCGTTCTGGCAAAGCCGTACTGTGCGAAAAACCCATCGCCCTGGATTTAGCGCGTACGCGAGATGCTCTGCAGGTACTCAGTGAGCATCCTGTGACCTGTGCACTAGGCTTTAACCGCCGCCACGATCCTCAGTTTGCAGCACTGAAAAAAGCGATTACCGAAGGGCGTATTGGCGCACTTGAAACGCTGACAATTATTAGCCGCGACCCCTCTCCCCCGCCTGCCGAGTATGTGGCTGAGTCCGGCGGCCTGTTCCGGGACATGATGATCCACGATCTGGACATGGCGCGCTGGCTACTTGATGAACCCATCGAGAGTGTTTTTGCCGTCGGCAGTAGCATTATCGACCCAGCCATTGGCGAAGCGGGGGATATAGATACCGCCATGGTCACGCTCACCACCGCCAGTGGCAAGCTCTGCCAAATCAGCAACTCACGGCGCGCCTGCTACGGCTACGATCAACGCATCGAAGCCTTTGGTAGCCAAGGCATGCTCCAAGCACAAAACGAAAGCGACACCCGTCTACGCTTCACTGGTGAAGCAGGCCAAGTGGAAGAGAAACCCAAGTGGTTTTTCTTAGAACGCTACGCCGAGGCTTATCGATTAGAGATTGGCGACTTTGTCGATGCTTGGCGCGAAAAGCGTGCCCCTCTTGCAGGCGCCCAGGATGGCTTGGAAGCATTGCGCCTCGCCGACGCAGCAGAACGTTCGATGCGCGGAGGCCGCAAAATCCTGCTTCAGGCTGATGCCGACCTTGATAAATAA